CGCCAGAAATGAAGGGAACAAAGGTCCGAATGAATGGAATGAAACGACCAATAACAATTGTGATCGGACCATGGCGCTCAAAGAATTTTTCGGCTGCCATTCGATTTTTCTGATTAATCAGTTTATTAAACCAAGAATGTTTTTCTCCTGCATTAACTGAGCGTGCCCCAATTTCATAGTTACATGCATCACCTAAAATGGCGGCTAATAAAACTGCTAAATAAACTAACCAGATATTAATGTGATATTTGGGGTTTACTGCCATTGAACTTGCTGCAAAAATCAGCGAATCTCCTGGTAAAAAGGGGAAAATAACAAGTCCGGTTTCGATAAAAATAATGCCAAAAATAATCAAGTAGGTCCAGTTGCCAAACTGGTTGACTATTTCAATCAGATGGTGATCAATGTGAAGAATAAAATTGATTATTGTCATAAATCGCTCCTAAATACTGGTTGAATGAATTGTTAAGGTTTTTTCTGGGAAAAGCGAGCGCATAATTGCGGTAATTGCAATTTGAGCTTCGCCAAAGCCTAGTCCGATTACAGGAACGCGACCAGGGTAAGTGGCACTATCACCAATCGCATAAATACCTGGTATATTAGTTGCCATTTCCCGCGTGACATCAATTTGGCCGTTGGTCAGATTAATGCCCCACTTACGGGCAATACTGTTATCTGCTCTAAAGCCATAGGCAACAATGATTTGATCAAAGTGGCGCTTAATAATGTCGGTTTCTCCCATTTGTTTGAGACCAACCTCAAGTTGATTATTCCTTAATGTAATTGTTTTAGGAAGATAAGGGGTTAGAATTTCAACATTTTTTAAACTTTTCAGTTGCTGTATTGAAGATTCTAAACCGCGAAATTCATTTCGGCGATGAATTAATTTGACTTGCGTGTTGCTTTCCTCCGCAAGTTCAAGTGCCCAATCAAGAGCTGAATCACCACCACCAAAAACGGCAACTGTTTGACCGGCGTATTTAGCTAAATCTTGAACAAAATAATGCACGCGTTTTTCAATTGCCTCATCCATTTTTAGAGGCAATTTCTTTGGTTTAAATGAACCAGTTCCGGTAGCAATAATGACGCTTTTTACCTCAAAATCACCATCAATAAGAAATTTGTCTTCTTCTTGCTCAATAGAAGTAACGCGATGGTTTAATGAAAAAGTGGTCTTGCCAGTAGCAGATTTCTTTAAGCGACTAATTAAATCAAAGCCAGTAATTTGATCAAAAACAGGAATATCAGAAATTTTTTTATTCGGATATAAAAATTGTGGTTGTCCACCAACCTCCTTTAAAGAATCAAATGTAATTGATGTTAAACCATGTAGGTGGGCAAAATTTGCACAAAATAGACCGACTGGGCCTGCACCGATGATTGCTATATCAAATTTTTTTATTTTTAAAACTCCCCTCTAAACGTTGATATAACAACTTTAGCATGAAAAAAATTCTAAGTCACTTTAATAAATCGTAAAAAAGACTTGCAAAAGTAAAAAAGAGTTGCTAATATTAATAACTGTCGTCGGGCGCAAGGCAAGAGCCAAGCGGAAGAGGGCGAAAAAAATCCGAAAAAACTAGTTGACAACTAAGAGCTAGTTTAGTAAGATAATAAACGCTGTTGTAAAAAAAGGCAACAGCGAGGTCAGAAAAAAGTTCTTGACAAGAGGACAAAGATCTGGCAAAATGAAACAGCGGCGTTTACGAGCGTCGCAGGTAGTACCTTGAAAACTGAACAATGTTTTCGCAAAAATGTGCGGGTTAGAAGTAACCCAAAACAAAAGAGCGAAGTCAATTTCGCAAGCAAATAAATCCGAGATGCAAATCTTGGAACGAATGAGCAAACATTCAAACAAACATTAAAAATGAGAGTTTGATCCTGGCTCAGGACGAACGCTGGCGGCGTGCCTAATACATGCAAGTCGAGCGAGCAATTTTAACGGAATACCTTCGGGTAGGAAGATAAAAGCGCGAGCGGCGGATGGGTGAGTAACACGTGGGCAACCTGCCCTTTAGCTTGGGATACCACTTGGAAACAGGTGCTAATACCAAATAAGAAGCAAGAGCGCATGCTCAAGCTATGAAAGGCGGCTTTCGAGCTGTCACTAAAGGATGGGCCCGCGGTGCATTAGCTAGTTGGTAAGGTAACGGCTTACCAAGGCAATGATGCATAGCCGAGTTGAGAGACTGATCGGCCACATTGGGACTGAGACACGGCCCAAACTC
This genomic window from Lactobacillus panisapium contains:
- a CDS encoding NAD(P)/FAD-dependent oxidoreductase; the protein is MKKFDIAIIGAGPVGLFCANFAHLHGLTSITFDSLKEVGGQPQFLYPNKKISDIPVFDQITGFDLISRLKKSATGKTTFSLNHRVTSIEQEEDKFLIDGDFEVKSVIIATGTGSFKPKKLPLKMDEAIEKRVHYFVQDLAKYAGQTVAVFGGGDSALDWALELAEESNTQVKLIHRRNEFRGLESSIQQLKSLKNVEILTPYLPKTITLRNNQLEVGLKQMGETDIIKRHFDQIIVAYGFRADNSIARKWGINLTNGQIDVTREMATNIPGIYAIGDSATYPGRVPVIGLGFGEAQIAITAIMRSLFPEKTLTIHSTSI
- a CDS encoding VTT domain-containing protein: MTIINFILHIDHHLIEIVNQFGNWTYLIIFGIIFIETGLVIFPFLPGDSLIFAASSMAVNPKYHINIWLVYLAVLLAAILGDACNYEIGARSVNAGEKHSWFNKLINQKNRMAAEKFFERHGPITIVIGRFIPFIRTFVPFISGGSKMHYGKFAIYNVIGGIIWSGLFTIIGALFGNIPFVKEHFSMLILAIILISVLPILIVALKKRLTQKKELH